Genomic DNA from Synergistaceae bacterium:
CTTTTCCCTCGTTTTCTAGCATGTAGGAGCGGGTCAAGCGCGCCTCCTGCATGGTGTGCCCCAGAGAAAGTGCCAGTGCCGGCAAAAGCAGATGAGTGAAGGCATCCCACGCCGCCGCTGGCTGCCCGGCGATCAACGCGTCGAACACCATCAGCCCCGTAACCGGCGGAACCTCGAAGCCCATGCTCAGGCGTCCACCGATGGAGGGCAAAATCGGCACCCAGTAGCCGAAGGTCAGCAAAAAGAGAACGGCCCACACAAACGTCGGTGTGGCGATGATAACGTAGCTGCAAAAGCGTATCAGGTAGTCCGGCCAGCGATTTTTGTACATCGCCCCCAACACACCCAAAAGCAGGGCGAAGAATATGGGAGGAATACCCGCCCATATGGCCAGCTCCAGCGTGGCGGGCAAAAATTCGCGCAGGTCTTGGAGAACCCCGCGCTTCGTCACCGTCGAAACCCCTAGGTCTCCTTGCAGCATGTCCGTGAGCCAGTAGTAATATTGAACCGGCAGAGGCTCGTTATAGTGCATACGCTCTCGATACCTTTCCACCACCTCTTCTGGGGCGCTGGGGCCGAGAGCCAGGCGAGCCGGGTCGCCTGGAATGATGCGCATCAAAGAAAATATCAACATGGACAAGCCGATCAGTACGACCAACGCCCAGCCCAGCCTTTTCAAAACGGTTATCAACAGTGACGGCAAGCCCTTAACCCTCCAATACGATGGCGCTCTTGCTACTTTTGACGGTCGGGGTAGATTTTGATGTCTCTAAGGTAAAGCGAAAAACCTTGCAGCCCGATCTTTGGAGCCATTTCGACGTAAGAAGACTGGTACACCAAACGTTCCGGCGTTTCCGTGAGGGGAATGAAGAGAAACCGCTGGGCGCAGTACCTTTGAATTTCTTTATAGGCGGCCGCGCGCTCATCGATGTTCACCAAGGCCAACGCTTTGTCGATCATGGCGTCCAGCGTCGAATCGTTGACCCAGTTCATGTTTTCCCACGTGCCGGTAGTCTTGGATCGCAGTTGCGATACGAACTGAGAGGCCGAGTCGGAGGTGACCGGGGTGATGGACACCAGGGTCGCCATAGGGGATGTGTCCACGTTGGCGGAGTTCGACACAATGGTGGACCAAGGTAGTTCCACGATGGAAACTTTCAGTCCTATTTGCGAAGCCAAAGCCTGGATCATCAAAGCGACCTTTTCCCGGTCGGCGGACTCCGAGTTCCAGACCAATTCAATGGGATAGTCGGCGATCGTCGCCGCGTACTTGGACTCGGAGAGGGTTTTTTTCGCCTTTTCCAGGTCCAGGGAAAGGTCGAACACGGCCTCGTAACCCAGGGAGTTTGAGGGTACGACGCTCTTTTTCTGAACGGAGTCCGGAAGAATCATCGTGCACAAGGTGGTGTAATCCACCAGATATCCCAGAGCCTCCCGCACTTTGGGATCGTCCACCGGCGCTTTCTGGTTGTTCATCCAGAAATTGATGCCGCTGCCCGCGTAGTTGAAGGCCAGTTTGAGGGTGTTATCGGAGTCCAGCATCGACTGGATGTTCTCCGTTGTTTGATAATGGTCGGTGCACTCCAGCTCCTGGCGGCTCATCATGGTCTTGACTCTGACGGCTTCGTTGGAGGCATAAATCAGGAATTTTTCCGGCACATTCGTTTCAAAACCGGTCCAGTAGGCGCTGAAAATGCTGCCTCCCACCGACATATTGGTGCTGACGCTGTCGATGACGTAAGGGCCGGAACCGACGTCGTGCTCCAGCAGGTAGGTCTTGCCGTAGTCGCCCTTGTCCCCATAGTCGCCCACTGAGGTGTAATTGGCCTCCAACAGTTTCTGATCCAGAATGTAGAAGCGAACTAGACTATTCAGCAAAGGTCCGTAAGGCACTTTGCAGTTTAAACGCACCGTGTAGTCGTCCACCGCCTCCACGGAGTCGACGTAAGAGTAGAAGAGGAAGGCAAATCCCTCTCCAATCTCTAACAGCCGCTTCATGGAATAGGCCACGTCGTTGGCGGTCAGCTTGTTGCCGCTGTGAAAGACGATGTCTTGACGGATTTTAAAATCCCACGTCAAGCCGTCCTCTGAAATTTTCCAGCTTTCGGCCACCCAGGGTCTGACCCCGCCGTCCGGAGTCGGAAAAACCAAGCTGTCGTAAACGTTGATCAGAACTGTTCCGGAAGCGTAATCGGAGCCCACAGCCGGGTCCCATTTCGGCATGATGACCTGCGTCACCCGAAAAATGCCGTCTCCTTTTTCGGCGGCTCCCGCCAGGTTGGCCGCTAACAACGCGCAAAGCACCAAAAAACACACGGAAAATTTTTTCATGACTCTTGCCCCCGTTTTCTTATTCAAGCTCAGGAGGGCAGAACTCGTTACCAACCCCCCTGTGAACTCTAATCAATATCCCGGCACGCCAAGTTTTCGACACAGCTTTCGCACGCCCTCGTCCACGTAAATGCCATCTCGCTCGAAGACGTTGCCGTCGAGAACAATTGTGGGGCGCAACAACGTTCCGTCGGTATGGGACGCCGCCGTCCAAAAGGCGCCCATGATCGCTTTTCCCTGACTGCCAATGCCGAACTCCATGCAGCCGAACACCCGCTCGTCCTCCACGATGCGCCCAGTAACAGCTAGCACTCCCGGATTGAAACCCAGAGAATAATGGGCCAGCCGGTACATGTTTTCGTCGCTGAACCCATCGAGCCACGCGCGGAACGTTTCCGCCTGAGCGCCTCCCGAAACCCGGACAACGCGGCCTTCTTTCAACAGAAGTTCTACAGGAGCGTTCAACTTGCCAATGGAAAGAGGCGGCCACAGCGCTCCATCGAACACCAGCTTGCCCTCGATCGTCTCCTCCACCGGACACCAGCTTATCTGTCCGCCCAACATGATGGGGTATCCCTTGCGTGTGGCCTTCTGCCCGGAATGGCGAATCTTTCTCCCTTTATTGTATGCCTTCAGGTCGGTGCCGTTTTGGGCTTTGACGATGATCTCGTCTGATTCTTCCAGAGATTTTTTCATATACTCGCCCAGCCCGATCATTGCGTCATAGTCCACTCTGGCGACGGTCTTCACGATCATTTCCACGTCCATGCCGGTCAAGCAGATATACCGCGTTCCGAAGTCCATCGAATCGCGAAAAGCCTGAGAATGCATGATGTAAGAATACGCCAATTCGATCCAAACGTCCGCGCGGCTCACGGCAGCTCCGATGGGGGAGGGAGGCTCCATGCAGGCGTTAGGAGCTGTGGCGTAAGTGATGACGGTGGGGATTCCGCCCACGGCATACGTCGCCTGAGCGACCGCATCGATTACTCGCCGATCGGAAGACGTGTCTCCGGTGATGACGACGTTCTCCCCAGGCTCGATCAGCATGACGTCTTTGACGAGTGTCATCGCGCCCTTCATGAGTTCCAAATACAGGTATTCATTTCTCGTCTCAATGCCTAAATTGAGTTCCATAACTCGACAAACCCCACAATCCTTTTTTTAGTCTATCGACTCGGTATGAAAATATCGTACAATTCGACTGATCGACTGATCGACCGAGCGCATTGTCTCTCAAACATTGTCTCTCAAAGAAGAAGCACAAAATTATCGATTTTTCGATTGTTGAGCATATTTTATATCCTGGTAATTTTAAGGTAATCTACATAGAATTTTACGATAAAGCGATGAGAATCGCAACGCCGTTGTTGGCGGCGTTTGTTTTATATTTGGTTTCTTGCCATATGTCTACTTTCATGTTAAACTCCTTTTATGGCTTATCAACGCGAGATGCTGGGCGGAACACGACCGGGATATTAATGTGGCTGTAAATATTCTAAGAGTTGGGGCATCCACTCTTAAAGGAAAAGACGTAAGACCGGTTTCAAAGGAGAAGACGTAAGACCGGTTTTAGTCGGCTGTTTTTGTCGATCTTAGAATCTCACAACTTTAGTCGTGGGAGTATGTTAATCCATTATCAATCAATATTCGTTATCATACTCGATAAAAAATAAAAATATTGATAAATATTGATACATTAAATATTGATATATTAAAGAAGAAGAGATTCGAGAGTATAGCGTCGAGGCCAGCAACTGACCCGCTATCTAAACAGGGTATTGCGGGATTGTCACGAAAGAGGGCAGAAAAGAAGGCAGAAATCAAGAGAGATAGGCAAGAGCGGGCTGTGAGAAAGAAGGGCGTCTCTCCCTGGATACATTTTCCTTTTCGGATAGGAACAACTTCCTACATCCGCGAAGCTTGCATTTTGGACAACCTGAAATGGCTTTCTGGCAAAGTGGACGAGGTGCAGCTCGTGCTGTTCGAGACCCCGGAGTTGTCCAACATCCCAACAGCCTCCGACGTGGAGGAGTTCAAACGCATCGCCGAGGACGCCGGGCTCGCTTTTACGGTACACCTTCCTGGAGATATAGAGCTTGCCAGCTCTGACGAAACGCAAAGAAGAACCTCGATCGAGCGTTTCAAAAGAATTGTCAAGCTCTCCCAGCCGCTGTCCCCGATATGTTGGGTGTTGCATCTCTCTCTTCCGCCAGAGGGCGAGGATCCAGAAGTCCATATCGACAGACTGAGAAGCAGTATGAACCAACTGACCGGGGAATTTTCCTCGCCGCGAGATCTCGCGGTAGAAAATATTCACAAGACATTCGAAGTTGAGACCGTCATTGTGGAGTTGTTCGACACGTCAGTATGCGTCGACATAGGGCACTTGCTCTTATTCAACGCGGATATATGGCAGCATTTGGACCAATGGCTGCCGAGATGCCGTAACGTCCACCTTCACGGGACGAAGGACGGACGTGATCACGAAAGTCTCGACTGTCTCCCTTTTGGCTTTGCTGGCGACCTCTTTCGAAGGCTCTCTCTCGAACCCGGTCTGGAGACTGTAACTATGGAGGTCTTCGGGATGGAAGACTTTGAAAAATCCGTCACAGCGCTGTGCGCGGATGATGTGAAAATATATTGATGATGTGGGAATATATGGTCTAACAGAACCTAAAACGAGATTCAGAGGTGGACAGAGACTGAGCATATCGAATTGATTATAAGCGCGACAAATTTATATTAAATTTATATCATACTCCTTCTTATTGACATTACGATAGTAGCTTGTTATGCTCCTTTCGTATTTTAAAAACTGAATATAAGAGGTTGTTTGGAGAAGTTCCGAACGTAAAATATTCAACGAAAACATCGATATTGAAACCGAAAACCAAGATTATATCGAGATATCGAGAATCAATTTTTTAAAAAGTGTTTATCTTTGGATAAACTTTGCAAGATTCAGCTTTTCCTTAGATTATATGGTATATGGTCTTCAGAATACTATGCGAAATGTATCTACTAGCTATAAGTAGATATTAGTACGCTCAAAAAATCGGAAGATCGAAAGACTGCGTTTCAATATTCCCTGTGCATAATTCCCTGTGCATAGGCAATGAGGACACCCAAATTGGTAATGAATATTCCATAACGGCATATCAATATTCGCATATCAATATGCCACTTTTGTCTCTTCTCAAAAAACAGTACGGCGATATAGTGAAGTGACTTATCATAAACAAACCCGATGATCTGCCCATCTGTATTGAGGAGGTAAAATTTATGAGTTTTTTCGTGAAAACCACTATCTCCAAAAGCTACAGTTTTCAGGATTTCCTGCGGCAGTGGCGGATAGGAAATGAAGATCTGCTTATCAGCAGTCAGCGTATAGCAAAAGCCGTATTTACTGAAGAGCCGTTGTCATGCGACGTTCTGTACCAGGACCGCGAAGGTGAACCAGATGACGAAATGGTGGACGCGATGCTCGAAGCCATCGACGAGAACGAAACAAAAAACGGACGGGCGTATAAACATATTGTCGCCGTCGGAGGAAGCACGATTATCGGCATTTCAAAATTGCTCGTGTTCGGAAGCAAGTTACGCTGCGAGGAAATTTTTAACAAGAGGGCAGAGCTTCCACGCAAATGCAAATTGCTGGCTGTTCCAACTACTTGTGGGATTGATGGCGAGGTTACCGACACCACGACTATTGCTGTCGGAAAGCAGCAAACAAAACGAGAGCTTTCCGCGCCCGCTCTATTCCCGGACGAAGCTATATTGATCGGAGACTTGTTGCGCACTCTTCCTTATGAGGTCTTTGTGACCAACTCGATTGACGCGTTGAGTCACGCGATGGAAGCCTACATTTCCCCAAACTCCACCTTGTTCACTCGAACGGTTGTAGAATCGGCCATAGAGCGGCTTTTGACGGGATATAAGAAACTGGCCGAAACAGGAGGCGTAAAAGCTGAAATTGTATCGGACGATCTACAGTCGTTCCTGACGGCAAGCACAATGGTAGGAATGGTCGCTGGCAACGCGGGGCTCGTGCATGCTCTTTCTCATCCCATAAGCGCCACGTGCAACGTACCGCACAGGAAAGCGAATTACCTGATCTTCGAAGAAGTTTTCGCAACGTACCGGCGATTGAACGCGGATACCTCAAGTTTGGAAGCAATGTTGAGGACTCTTCTGAGCTGTGGGCAACGCGATGTAACTGGATCCGATGTATGGAAAAGCCTTTTCGGACTCTTGGCGTGTGTCTCGCCTCGCCAAACGCTTCGCGAGTTCGGCGTCAATGAGGCCGGATGCCGAGAGATGGCGAGGTGGACCGTTCGAGAAGGACAAAGATTTTTGAGCGACAACCCGCTCCCAATCTCGCAAGAAGTTATCGAAGATATTTACAGAAATTGCATTTGACATACTCCCACGACTAAAGTTGTGGGAGTCTCAGATCGACAAAGACAGCCGACTGAAACCGGTCTTACGTCTTCTCCTTTAAGAAGTGGATGCCCCACTCTGAGAATATTTACAGCCGCATTAATATCCCGGTTGTGTTCTACCCTGCATCTCGCGCCGCATCTCGCGTTGATAAGCCATAAAAGAAGTTTAACATAAAAGTAGACATATGGCAAGAAACCAAATACAAAACAAACGCCACCGTTGGCTGTTTTTGTCGGTCCTAGAATCTCCTCGCTTTAGCTGGGGGAGTATGTCAATGACATGGAACAATCTCCCGATAACAAAATTTCTACCGCGTCCGCCAGATCCTCCAGCGTGGCCTTTTTCGCAACCTTGACCTCATAGCCCGCTTCCCGAGCTGTTTTTCCTGTTTGTTCACCGATGCAGACAGCCTTGACGCGGGCATCCGGGCACAGTGCCGCGAAATTAAGGACCGAGGACGCACAGGTGAAGGCCACGGCGTCCACATCTCCAAGATCCGCTCTGGAGATGGCCGGGAGCGTTTGGTACAGTGGCATCTCGTCGAAGCTAAGACCCCCGTTCCTCAAAATCCGCGCCAGGTCCGGCGCGCTATTCAGGGCTTGGAGCAGCAAAAGACGCTGGGGAGGCGTTTGCCTGCTGGACTGATATTCACGAAGCAAGCTCTCCCCAAGCGCGGCTCCACTGTAGAGGGGCGGAATCAGGTCGACCCTCAACCCGTGAGATTCTATGGCGTCTTTCGTAGCCGGACCTACCGCGGCGATCTTCGCGTCCCCGATTTCTCGGATATCTCTGCGGTCCCTCTTTAACCTCTCAAAAAAAAACTCCACGCCCGCTGTGCTGGTGAAGACGAACCACCCGTAGCCGCTCAAAGCGGGCAAAGAATCGAGGGTTGCCTCCATCCGAGAAGGACACGCCTCCAGAACTTCCGCGCCTCGCGAACGCAAAAGCGCCGTCAGACGACCGTTTTTATTGCCTTGAGAAGCTTGGCAGACAAGCACGCGCTTGCCGCCTAAAGGCAAGCGCGCACGCCAATCCAGCGCTTCGGCCAGAGTGACAACGCGCCCAACAACCAAGAGTGCTGGAGACCGAATCGACGGCGAGGCAAATTCGGATTTGACG
This window encodes:
- a CDS encoding iron-containing alcohol dehydrogenase, with translation MSFFVKTTISKSYSFQDFLRQWRIGNEDLLISSQRIAKAVFTEEPLSCDVLYQDREGEPDDEMVDAMLEAIDENETKNGRAYKHIVAVGGSTIIGISKLLVFGSKLRCEEIFNKRAELPRKCKLLAVPTTCGIDGEVTDTTTIAVGKQQTKRELSAPALFPDEAILIGDLLRTLPYEVFVTNSIDALSHAMEAYISPNSTLFTRTVVESAIERLLTGYKKLAETGGVKAEIVSDDLQSFLTASTMVGMVAGNAGLVHALSHPISATCNVPHRKANYLIFEEVFATYRRLNADTSSLEAMLRTLLSCGQRDVTGSDVWKSLFGLLACVSPRQTLREFGVNEAGCREMARWTVREGQRFLSDNPLPISQEVIEDIYRNCI
- the cobA gene encoding uroporphyrinogen-III C-methyltransferase — its product is MNFLEGKVWLVGAGPGDVELLTVKGRRLLEQADTVVYDHLIGSGVLGYASPEAELIDVGKSGGHHLIPQEEIERILIEKALEGKRVVRLKGGDPFLFGRGGEEMEALMSREIPCEPVPGVTSALAVPAFAGIPVTHRDYASSLHIITAHKRGGAPINYDILARLEGTLVFLMGASKLGEICRRLTEAGMNESTPVAVVEWGTTARQRRVTGVLADLADLMDRVKSEFASPSIRSPALLVVGRVVTLAEALDWRARLPLGGKRVLVCQASQGNKNGRLTALLRSRGAEVLEACPSRMEATLDSLPALSGYGWFVFTSTAGVEFFFERLKRDRRDIREIGDAKIAAVGPATKDAIESHGLRVDLIPPLYSGAALGESLLREYQSSRQTPPQRLLLLQALNSAPDLARILRNGGLSFDEMPLYQTLPAISRADLGDVDAVAFTCASSVLNFAALCPDARVKAVCIGEQTGKTAREAGYEVKVAKKATLEDLADAVEILLSGDCSMSLTYSPS
- a CDS encoding ABC transporter permease — its product is MPSLLITVLKRLGWALVVLIGLSMLIFSLMRIIPGDPARLALGPSAPEEVVERYRERMHYNEPLPVQYYYWLTDMLQGDLGVSTVTKRGVLQDLREFLPATLELAIWAGIPPIFFALLLGVLGAMYKNRWPDYLIRFCSYVIIATPTFVWAVLFLLTFGYWVPILPSIGGRLSMGFEVPPVTGLMVFDALIAGQPAAAWDAFTHLLLPALALSLGHTMQEARLTRSYMLENEGKDYITMMTSQGVPREVINRKYLLKPSIIPTVSIMGLDIAAIFGNAFLVETIFNWPGMSRYAMSAILGKDINAVCGVVLVLGVIFISTNVLVDMVVMILDPRMRQSRAK
- a CDS encoding sugar phosphate isomerase/epimerase; this encodes MDNLKWLSGKVDEVQLVLFETPELSNIPTASDVEEFKRIAEDAGLAFTVHLPGDIELASSDETQRRTSIERFKRIVKLSQPLSPICWVLHLSLPPEGEDPEVHIDRLRSSMNQLTGEFSSPRDLAVENIHKTFEVETVIVELFDTSVCVDIGHLLLFNADIWQHLDQWLPRCRNVHLHGTKDGRDHESLDCLPFGFAGDLFRRLSLEPGLETVTMEVFGMEDFEKSVTALCADDVKIY
- a CDS encoding ABC transporter substrate-binding protein, coding for MKKFSVCFLVLCALLAANLAGAAEKGDGIFRVTQVIMPKWDPAVGSDYASGTVLINVYDSLVFPTPDGGVRPWVAESWKISEDGLTWDFKIRQDIVFHSGNKLTANDVAYSMKRLLEIGEGFAFLFYSYVDSVEAVDDYTVRLNCKVPYGPLLNSLVRFYILDQKLLEANYTSVGDYGDKGDYGKTYLLEHDVGSGPYVIDSVSTNMSVGGSIFSAYWTGFETNVPEKFLIYASNEAVRVKTMMSRQELECTDHYQTTENIQSMLDSDNTLKLAFNYAGSGINFWMNNQKAPVDDPKVREALGYLVDYTTLCTMILPDSVQKKSVVPSNSLGYEAVFDLSLDLEKAKKTLSESKYAATIADYPIELVWNSESADREKVALMIQALASQIGLKVSIVELPWSTIVSNSANVDTSPMATLVSITPVTSDSASQFVSQLRSKTTGTWENMNWVNDSTLDAMIDKALALVNIDERAAAYKEIQRYCAQRFLFIPLTETPERLVYQSSYVEMAPKIGLQGFSLYLRDIKIYPDRQK